GCCACGGCGCCGGTCGCGTCATGAGCCGCAAGCAAGCCGCCAATACCTTCCGCTGGAACCACGTCAAAGCCGACCTCGAAGCCGCGGGCGTCACGCTGCTCAGCGCCGGCATCGATGAGAACCCACGCGTTTACAAGGACATTCACACCGTCATGGCCCAGCAGACGGACCTCGTCGACATCGTCGCCCGCTTCGACCCGAAGATCGTCAAGATGGCCGACGCGGGCGAGAAGCCGGAGGATTGACTCGGCGTTACGAACTTGCCCACGGTTCATAGTCGGCCGCTGGAACAAGGGCCCTTACGCTCGTTGAATGCGTAGCCCGATCGATCCCGATGTGGTGATGGAAACGGTATCGCTCGACGACGGGCCGACGGTGATGCGTTGCCCGAAGTCGGGCGGGATCTGGATTCGGCCGACGGCGTTCTGGTCGTGGCTTGAGCAGCACAGCGAGGACGAGCCGGCAATCGCGGAAGACGTGGGCGAGATTGAGGACAGTCCCGCAGGCAAGCGCTGTCCGGAGGATGGCCGTTTCCTCACACGCCGAAAAGTAGGCCATGGCTGCGAATTTTACG
The Planctomycetota bacterium genome window above contains:
- a CDS encoding zf-TFIIB domain-containing protein; the protein is MRSPIDPDVVMETVSLDDGPTVMRCPKSGGIWIRPTAFWSWLEQHSEDEPAIAEDVGEIEDSPAGKRCPEDGRFLTRRKVGHGCEFYVERCPHCGGFWLDAGEWETLRANGLAKQLHHVFSNAWQARLREQRQRDLADERLEATLGESDTAKVRAFADFVRNHPHRDRILGFIA